The nucleotide window TTGTGGAAATCAACCAAATAATGAACCAGTAGTGAAATTGTATGTGCCAAAAGACCCAGTAtttgaaaaaacaaaagtAAGCACCACTCCAAAACCAAATATGAGAAGATTAGGAATACCACCACCACCAGAACACACAGAAATTATAGAATTGCCATTCAGATCACCTACTCCTCCACCACCAGTGAATTTGGATTATGAAACCAAAGTAACAAAACCACATGTATTTAAAAAACGACCCAAAATGTTGTATAGTTCATATTATAGTTATCCAAATAGTAAAGAAGTTAAAGCAGAGATTGTCGATTGGGATAACTTTATGTCGGTAATTGATCACGTTGTTTCAACTGACCCAAAGTTAGAAGATTATTTGAAAGATAAAGTTTATCCAAAAAGACATAAATACCCATACAATGTGTATTAAGAACTATATACAGATTTAGATGAACAATTAAAAACTTATGCTAATGAGAAGAATATTGAGAACTAATTAAAAGggaaatgttttaaaaatatagactataaaaatggataatgatgaaaaataaaaatattaagggGAATGAAAATGAGAATAATATAAGTTCAAAATTATAGGAAGACTATATATAGCCAAAagctaataaaaaaaattttataaatattatataaattataaataatgaaagtGAGATGGTGTTAAtgttcaaaataaaaattaaagcagaaaaaaaattatagtaataaacACAAATGATAAAGTTTTAAATGGAATGGatgtaatataaatattttttcaaaaaatatatatacattgattttatttgatttgtttttgttgttttataaattatgtattatatggatatattacatatatttataaattgcattttatttgtttttgttgttttataaattattttattatgcaaaaatataatatattagtcaattatagttttatattttattgtaataaaaaaacacaaGCAACactaaatataaatatattgattaaacatatgcaatatataagtatatacGAAGAAACTGTGGTTCAGTTGCAACGTGgatttaattttgaataatttgataatatttattggtCTGTAAATGTTCaccaaatatatttacatttccGTGTGTTTAATCACAAGGTGAAgtctaaatatgcaaccaaaaaaggGAATATAGCCATTAATTGAAAGgaatatcaaaataaaatattttcataaataataacagttatatttatagtattcacaaaatgaatatatatagattcatcttaatattaaaagtcataatcaaataatatacaaaaaaaatattaaaacaaaagaacATTTTTAATGGTAATTTAAAGCAATCATTATGCATGAAAATAAATcgttttattaacataaatcttataatattatggtgctgaaaaatatatatgaaatatatgtttatttatgaGAGGAAAAACCATATAAAGACTTTCTAATAATGCGTTTTAGGTAACTGGTAACATGACAATCAatctaagaaaaaaaacataaatggataaatatataaaatgtttaaattttttgcaagttatagtatatattataaatatgtacatttatttaaaactatacgttttttaacaattgttgaaataaattattatgttattaaaatttgAATATCACTTACAGATTCGACATAGGTGATAtcaacatatttttttcttttttcaatgATATATCCAGCTATGTTAAggaatgttttttttaattctccTTTTCTAATATCATCTTCAGAATCAATGGTTGTTTTGAATAAATTTGCGTTTTCTATTATtgtgtttttatattttttattggaAGGGTTTTGATCAATTACATTTACTGAAGTCATGACAATTATAGTTTTGTCTTTTGAtatctacaaaattaatcaaaatatattggataaattattgtgaataatatgaaaaatatggtTTATAACGAAATAGAAGGGGAAAGTTTTCCTTACTTCAATCTTTTTAGCtaaagcataaaaatatttttgacGGCGtccaaatttttttttgtaacgTTGTTGTATCATTACTAAATTTGGATTGTACACACGGGtaactttaaaaaaaaataatatttttgcattatgtaaaataaaatattataaatttgaatatatgaaaaacaataaatagtGTCATATaacaatgaaaataataaatcacgAAATGTCgaataaatagtaacaataatatgaTGATTTAactaattatttatgttttgtatACTTTTAGCGGGACCAACAATGAGCAATTTGACACTATCGGAATTCCATAAATCGTTTATTACTTCATTATACTAATGGAAACAAAgagaaatatatgtatataaattataatattttttttattttaatttggtCTATAACTTTAATATTGTTCGTTAATTGATACCTTATCCGGATCATCAATTGTATATTGAATTTTTTCAACATCTGTATGATTTTGAtgcttttttttataaaaaaacgcatgatgaaaattatattttttacataatttataatctTTACTTGTAGCATGATATTCTAAATGTGTTACAGCTTCGTTCATAAGTTTTTCTGCTTGCATAGTTTCTTCGGGATTGGTACATAATAGGTgcttgtttttttcatatatttcttctGAGGTATCATTgctaaaaatgaacatatttttaatgagtacaaaaataaagttattgtatttatattataacattgtTGCAAAGACGTAGATTTAATATGTTCATAATGAAATATGTAACATATATGTTGTTGCATTTTCTTACGTAGGATAAAATTTTGTTGATTTGGATTCTGTAGCTTTTTTTGGATCAGGCTTAGCTACAATGGATTTAGTATTTACACATACAGAGATgcttaaaagaaataaaacaatttgaacacaaaatttattcatttttgaactttacaaacaaaatattaaaatatatattagtattttttttaattaaaaattcgaaaaatagaacaaatataattaaaattgaacCAAACAATTTTCTCcaataaagtataaaaaacaaatatttattttaaagaatacaaattattatttaaacgaCAAATTTTGATACTTTTATCAGATTTAcaagtttaatatattttttatttaattaattcgATCACAAAACTATATCAATAACATAAGCattcataaataatgaatatcaaaaatgttatgatccataatttcattaatattgtaatatataaaaataaatactttaattatattatataaattatatttttaatatatagcaTTATGAATacacaaattttataattgatTTAactaaatttaaaatttacaaaacAACTCACCACGTATGGagttacatatatatttatatataatagaaaaaatcaATGTTGTTTTACCTAATAGGAAatcaataattttaaataaaaatataaaagtaagaaagtaatataaaacatatattttttttaatattattttgataaaattcaATTTCAACATAATCATATACACTTACATGAATAAATAAAcgacaaaataatataaacattatattaataattatattaaaataattgttttattatttctttctatttattttttcagtTTTTATGTTATGATTAATTTTTAGTATAaaaatttcttttatttctaaatattaaaaaaattaattcaaTCTGGAAAATACACTTAAGTTTATGCATGGTTGCAGCGTCTACTACCACAATAATAATGCTACTAATtcatcataaaatatatatgatgataaatcgatatttttgtaattttttttcaccaATTTTAACcgaaatttattaaataatttttttttagaaaaattcttaattttataaaaattatttattggtaGTAATATTGATATCCATGcttttttgtaaattaatACAAGTTGTAAATTCCCTTTTAATAGTAAACAGAGCatatatgaattaaaaaaatgcaaataaataaaataaaaaataaaaaataaaataaaaaataaaaaataaaataaaataatgaaacataAAGTTGTAAAatcaagaaatatatatataattaatttattttttaattatatattcttaATACCGATGTGTTCTTGTTTTATGGGTCAAGGTTCTATACTATAGGTTATCGTTTCGTTCACTGAACCTGCGTTTTGATTTAGGGTTCGGGGTATAttgtaatttaattttttataatttgataatattttggATCTGTAAAtattgattaaatatatatatcattccCATATGTTTAACCTCGAAATTATGTCTAAATATGCAACAAAAAGGGGGTATagtcattaatatgaaagagggtgtataacattttttccataaagtataatatatacaattgcgtgctaatattaatttaatatgattaaaataaaatgtctatattgcatatattaatatagatattgggTGTATATGAAGTTGTATTATGCAATATCataattgtctattatataaaacatgtTAATCTGTGGTTAtgttgaattatgcatataataatatgtttctttatttgatgaaaattttatttagaaaACTTATGGTTTGTATCATATT belongs to Plasmodium yoelii strain 17X genome assembly, chromosome: 11 and includes:
- a CDS encoding fam-a protein, which gives rise to MNKFCVQIVLFLLSISVCVNTKSIVAKPDPKKATESKSTKFYPTNDTSEEIYEKNKHLLCTNPEETMQAEKLMNEAVTHLEYHATSKDYKLCKKYNFHHAFFYKKKHQNHTDVEKIQYTIDDPDKYNEVINDLWNSDSVKLLIVGPAKITRVYNPNLVMIQQRYKKKFGRRQKYFYALAKKIEISKDKTIIVMTSVNVIDQNPSNKKYKNTIIENANLFKTTIDSEDDIRKGELKKTFLNIAGYIIEKRKKYVDITYVESVSDIQILIT